From the Molothrus ater isolate BHLD 08-10-18 breed brown headed cowbird chromosome 25, BPBGC_Mater_1.1, whole genome shotgun sequence genome, one window contains:
- the RNPEP gene encoding aminopeptidase B gives MAAPAQDVAAARARASVRDAASASSAGPWSLRHLHLDLRVSFAAAGAGRLQGRARLELRCERDGAGGAELRLDAHPTLAVSRAALLPPPGGPGDAAGQTLPVESRPFTSYGSALHIALPQAPRAGQLLTLLIDYEAGEGPGVCWLSPEQTAGKQKPYMYTQGQAVLNRSFFPCFDTPSVKFTYSATVKVPEGFTAVMSATSWEKQKDNTFVFKMSQPIPSYLIALVVGDIVSADVGPRSRVWAEPCLIEAAKKEYDGVIEEFLVVGEKLFGPYVWGRYDILFMPPSFPFGGMENPCLTFVTPCLLAGDRSLVDVIIHEISHSWFGNLVTNATWGEFWLNEGFTMYAQRRISTEVYGLPYTCLEAATGRALLRQHMDATGEDHPLNKLRVVIEPGVNPDDTYNETPYEKGYCFVSYLAHLVGNQSKFDAFLQAYVNRFKFQSITADDTLGFFLEYFPELKEKGVDSIPGFEFDRWLNTPGWPPYLPDLSPGQQLMRPAEELAELWAADSLNMEAIEAVDIMGWRTYQLVYFLDQVLQKSPLPEGNVKRLSKMYPKISKAQNAELRLRWCQIVLKNNLEAEYSKVKDFLHSQGKQKYTLPLYRAMWAGSEATRALAMETFSATAPQLHVNVQNYVKKILGLAAAEA, from the exons ATGGCGGCCCCGGCTCAGGACGTGGCCGCGGCGCGGGCCCGGGCCTCGGTGCGGGACGCGGCCTCTGCCAGCAGCGCGGGCCCGTGGTCGCTGCGGCACCTGCACCTGGACCTGCGCGTGTCCTTCGCGGccgcgggcgcggggcggctGCAGGGGCGGGCGCGGCTGGAGCTGCGCTGCGAGCGGGACGGCGCGGGCGGCGCGGAGCTGCGGCTGGACGCGCACCCCACGCTGGCCGTGAGCCGCGCCGCGCTCCTGCCGCCGCCGGGCGGGCCCGGGGACGCGGCCGGGCAGACGCTGCCCGTGGAGAGCCGGCCCTTCACCAGCTATGGCAGCGCCCTGCACATCGCCCTGCCCCAGGCCCCCCGCGCCGGGCAGCTGCTCACCCTCCTCATCGACTACGAGGCGGGCGAGGGGCCCGGG gtgtgctggCTGTCCCCTGAGCAGACGGCCGGGAAGCAGAAGCCCTACATGTAcacccagggccaggctgtgctcaaCAGGTCCTTCTTCCCCTGCTTTGACACCCCCTCAGTCAAGTTCACCTATTCAGCCACCGTGAAG GTCCCCGAGGGCTTCACGGCTGTGATGAGTGCCACGAGCTGGGAGAAGCAGAAGGACAACACCTTTGTATTCAAGATGTCTCAGCCAATCCCCTCCTACCTGATTGCTCTGGTTGTTGGGGACATCGTGTCTGCTGATGTTGGCCCAAG GAGCCGCGTCTGGGCCGAGCCCTGCCTGATCGAGGCTGCCAAGAAGGAGTATGATGGGGTGATTGAGGAGTTCCTGGTGGTTGGAGAGAAACTCTTTGGACCTTATGTTTGGGGCAG GTACGACATCCTGTTCATGCCGCCCTCCTTCCCCTTTGGTGGCATGGAGAACCCCTGCCTGACCTTCGTCACGCCGTGCCTGCTGGCCGGGGACCGCTCCTTGGTGGACGTCATCATCCACGAGATCTCCCACAGCTGGTTTGGCAACTTGGTCACCAACGCCACGTGGGGCGAGTTCTGGCTCAACGAGGGCTTCACCATGTACGCCCAGAGGCGCATCTCCACCGAGGTCTACG GTTTGCCCTACACCTGCCTGGAGGCTGCCACGGGAAGGGCCCTCCTGCGCCAGCACATGGACGCCACGGGGGAGGACCATCCCCTCAACAAGCTGCGGGTGGTGATCGAGCCAG GTGTCAATCCAGATGACACATACAATGAAACACCCTATGAGAAGGGGTACTGCTTCGTTAGCTACTTGGCCCATCTTGTGGGCAACCAGAGCAAGTTTGATGCCTTCCTCCAG GCCTACGTGAACCGGTTCAAGTTCCAGAGCATCACTGCAGACGACACCCTTGGCTTCTTCCTGGAGTACTTCCCAGAGCTGAAGGAGAAAGGCGTGGACTCCATCCCAG GGTTTGAATTTGACCGCTGGCTGAACACGCCGGGCTGGCCGCCCTACCTGCCTGACCTGTCCCCGGGGCAGCAGCTGATGAGGCCGGcggaggagctggcagagctctgggcagccgACAGCTTGAACATGGAGGCGATCGAAGCTGTGGACATCATGGGCTGGAGGACGTACCAGCTGGTCTATTTCCTGGATCAGGTCCTGCAGAAGTCCCCCCTGCCTGAAG GCAATGTGAAGAGGCTGAGCAAGATGTACCCCAAGATCTCCAAGGCCCAGAACGCTGAGCTGCGACTGCGCTGGTGCCAGATTGTCCTCAAGAACAACCTGGAGGCTGAGTACAGCAAAGTCAAGGACTTCCTGCACAGCCAG GGCAAGCAGAAGTACACGCTGCCGCTGTACCGCGCCATGTGGGCCGGCTCCGAGGCCACGCGGGCCCTGGCCATGGAGACCTTCTCTGCCACGGCCCCGCAGCTCCACGTCAACGTGCAGAACTACGTCAAGAAGATCCTGGGCTTGGCAGCGGCCGAGGCCTGA